In the genome of Perca fluviatilis chromosome 4, GENO_Pfluv_1.0, whole genome shotgun sequence, one region contains:
- the wnk2 gene encoding serine/threonine-protein kinase WNK2 isoform X14 yields the protein MDSADHSSKDPTLRSTFSSAPNLDSDINANARRPVYQNGTDHNVNIQNAALRGASDPSAYPYTDYRALVRQRFIRRSLWVSDSEEHQPVDTPVESANISPVPHIDLRTLVDRTRILHGTCVGLPDTSSTESQVVLKDSATGSVDEEKGDKSQSEPKVEAALSDVTGKAGSDENEEEPGTKAVSTSPGGRFLKFDIELGRGSFKTVYKGLDTDTWVEVAWCELQERKLSKAERQRFKEEAEMLKALQHPNIVRFYDFWESPVKGKKCIVLVTELMTSGTLKTYLKRFKVMKPKVLRSWCRQILKGLHFLHTRTPPIIHRDLKCDNIFITGPTGSVKIGDLGLATLKRASFAKSVIGTPEFMAPEMYEEHYDESVDVYAFGMCMLEMATSEYPYSECQNAAQIYRKVTSGVKPASYSKVSDPEIKEIIGECICHRWEERYSIKDLLNHAFFAEDTGVRVELNEEDDGKKSSIALKLWVEDTKKLKGKYKDTGAIEFSFDLVNEVPEVVAQEMVESGFFLDCDVKVVGKSIRDRVALIKWKRERTVSSGNGEAAVKKPQQNLLQVPGTVVPQAPTLATTDCEDQEVEQQTLICTVPAITSAPSDSGVSSTMQLDDLSNQQNGAYQSPTEPISTAQVIYSPPAQVDPQLHQGPYQQPTAQASHENYTQTSTQLNQGAYQQTTGQLHPGAYHQPAAQLHQGSYQSQTVQPTPYPAPYPEQELAQPPVQVKMIAPQDNLGDVHLLAQVHPVLPAVQTPLWGSGLDAETSAAGRDLNVAPTVQAPASISATVQFETQAPAQNQPPLSVSAQAGVMPQTPASTFVNAPTSVPIQIPTAVHTTASAPVQTPVSATGLTFESPKGSSTSSETSVPGLGSALIPVTLPATAPVAAPVLQPAGIQTVVSVSECASLATAQQNFESTSASSTLQQEHCVEDVLQDKPIFLPNYAYDSLNSDVASGKETSDGYDSLASGAKGDGKPRKHHRKSARTRSRQERTSKPKLSMLNVCNTGDKMVECQLETHNHKMVTFKFDLDGDAPEEITTYMVENGFILLLEKEIFIDQLKDIVDKAEDMLNEDMEGERASALSCSPEQGQICEGLVGESQQPGAPQPVYQQNVLHTGKRWFIICPVEETPTSSQETPSDGTATQSPGSSATTQPPDSGTARPSASREQGSSSTMSGGSGGFTYDMYGFCSPPIMSNTDPLLLATLSPPVSAPPTLQSVTSLEPVDSSVQPSVHHAQPARAQTLPPSSPHTSFPVDESQGSPLGSISPTHAAQQIPDMTFPVSVADEVPCCPLVMPLSLDVSGLQGGSPLTPLPLQEQVPAKEPLSVSYASAARSERPQQPVVLHQPFSSVGGTKVSSLPQSPALSQPATGPAESDGEGRLGRGGFVDSTIKTLDEKLRNLLYQEYAPMYPSGSAAETPGYGTEYIQSPPGPDSATGGSGNSTPGPMGEGRYRAGEQLPQIPERMDSLSTLSDSAVCASLSRKHVPHSASCSGTRGRFKIIAVPPEVANRQDVKQRSWSSAASPAHPGGYSEDHVQAETMTASTTIGRFSVVSTEDDITQRIRCSRYSAPPDFYLDTPPSMAKRGSLPRALTSNSVAVDVTVHARFLSSDSGAESSPAKLAPATPSQHTRSERRGSDLMKRAVAFLRRSGRSSSVQSSDSPSRHGGVHGSAYASSDNDSEMEDSDMKRELQRLREKHLREISELQAHQRGEVELLYRRLGKAPPTGLGLSHVAPHAGRRKRSSKHRLKPGKLLSPLVQQFRNVTTKTSDSSRSSAATGTSEPTVSLNGSPAKGSVPTHGRARSCTSHLPSSTSEPVQTQQPCSLKGSLSSDNIYAGLHKDGIGTQVPPGQGWSNYPQTSERVTYKSSSKPRARFLSGPVSLSIWSTLKRLCLGKDRGNRSGAGPGAYNQSQQPPTGATPPSHQPVMGLAQAQANNSNNKTSSYTGSSMSANENNLPEDFQRLMEDWAQEVLIVTHRPRTNSLSISGQQLWNQVVPRTRGQLTSASDVSWTAQGPEACSLPLSWPDSPGSTMMTNPSTGPHPSYPAPFRALSSPLSVSHWPGLLFPLPSGVFAFPAVPSTQDAPSPGPVPSCQPPDPKARTL from the exons ATGGATTCGGCGGATCATTCAAGCAAAGATCCGACACTGAGATCCACATTTTCCTCAGCACCCAATTTAGACTCGGACATTAATGCAAATGCCCGTAGGCCTGTTTATCAGAATGGGACAGACCACAATGTCAACATCCAAAACGCAGCCCTGCGAGGAGCAAGTGACCCCAGCGCATACCCGTACACAGACTACCGGGCGCTGGTCCGCCAGAGGTTCATTCGGCGGAGTTTGTGGGTGTCAGACAGCGAGGAGCATCAGCCGGTTGACACGCCGGTGGAGTCTGCCAACATCAGCCCGGTGCCCCACATTGACCTGCGGACACTCGTTGATCGGACCCGGATTCTGCACGGAACCTGTGTGGGCCTCCCGGACACTTCGAGCACGGAGAGCCAGGTGGTGCTGAAGGACAGCGCCACGGGGAGCGTCGACGAGGAGAAGGGAGACAAGAGCCAATCCGAGCCAAAGGTAGAGGCTGCGCTCTCGGATGTCACAGGTAAAGCAGGAAGTGACGAGAACGAAGAGGAGCCCGGGACGAAGGCTGTGTCCACTTCACCTGGGGGGCGCTTCCTCAAGTTTGACATTGAGCTGGGGAGAGGGTCCTTCAAGACCGTCTATAAAGGTCTGGACACCGACACCTGGGTCGAAGTGGCATGGTGTGAACTCCAG GAACGGAAACTGTCCAAAGCTGAGAGACAGAGGTTCAAAGAGGAGGCAGAGATGTTGAAGGCTCTCCAGCATCCCAACATCGTGCGGTTTTATGACTTCTGGGAATCACCCGTTAAAGGGAAGAAGTGTATCGTTCTGGTGACAGAGCTAATGACCTCAGGGACACTAAAAAC ATATCTGAAGCGTTTTAAGGTGATGAAACCTAAAGTTCTTCGTAGCTGGTGCAGGCAGATTCTCAAAGGCCTCCACTTCCTCCACACAAGGACTCCTCCAATCATCCACAGAGATCTCAAGTGTGACAACATCTTCATCACTGGTCCCACAGGCTCTGTCAAAATAGGAGATCTGGGCCTGGCAACACTGAAGAGGGCCTCCTTTGCTAAAAGTGTTATTG GCACTCCAGAGTTCATGGCCCCAGAGATGTACGAGGAGCACTATGATGAGTCTGTGGATGTCTACGCCTTTGGGATGTGTATGCTGGAGATGGCCACCTCAGAATATCCCTACTCTGAGTGTCAAAATGCTGCTCAGATCTACCGCAAAGTCACCAGT GGGGTGAAACCTGCCAGCTACAGCAAAGTCAGTGACCCAGAAATTAAGGAAATAATTGGGGAATGTATCTGCCACAGATGGGAAGAAAG GTACTCCATCAAGGACCTCCTGAATCATGCCTTCTTTGCCGAGGATACAGGCGTGAGGGTGGAGCTCAATGAAGAAGATGATGGGAAGAAATCATCCATTGCTCTGAAGCTGTGGGTTGAGGATACTAAAAAGCTGAAGGGGAAGTACAAGGACACTGGTGCCATTGAATTTTCCTTTGACTTGGTGAATGAGGTACCAGAGGTTGTTGCACAAGAAATG GTGGAATCAGGTTTTTTCCTGGACTGTGATGTGAAGGTAGTCGGGAAGTCCATCCGGGACCGTGTGGCTCTCATTAAATGGAAGAGGGAGCGAACGGTCTCGTCTGGAAATGGCGAGGCAGCTGTGAAGAAGCCACAGCAGAACCTACTGCAGGTGCCCGGTACCGTTGTACCACAGGCACCCACATTAGCTACGACAGATTGTGAGGACCAAGAGGTGGAGCAGCAGACCCTGATCTGCACCGTGCCTGCCATCACGTCTGCCCCAT CTGACAGCGGAGTGAGCTCTACCATGCAATTAGATGATCTAAGCAATCAGCAAAATGGCGCCTACCAGTCGCCTACAGAGCCCATTTCCACAGCTCAAGTGATCTACAGTCCTCCTGCACAGGTTGACCCTCAGCTGCACCAGGGGCCCTACCAGCAACCCACAGCACAGGCCTCTCATGAAaactacacacaaacatccactcAATTAAATCAGGGAGCCTACCAGCAAACCACAGGTCAGCTGCATCCTGGGGCCTATCATCAACCTGCAGCACAACTGCACCAGGGGTCTTATCAGTCTCAAACA GTACAACCCACCCCATACCCTGCCCCCTACCCTGAGCAGGAATTGGCTCAGCCACCTGTCCAG GTAAAGATGATTGCACCACAGGATAATTTGGGAGATGTTCACCTTTTGGCTCAGGTCCACCCGGTCTTGCCTGCTGTTCAGACTCCTCTCTGGGGAAGCGGATTAGATGCAGAAACTTCTGCAGCTGGCCGAGACTTAAATGTAGCTCCTACAGTTCAAGCCCCAGCCTCAATCTCAGCTACAGTCCAATTTGAAACTCAAGCCCCAGCACAAAACCAACCACCACTTTCAGTATCAGCTCAAGCTGGAGTCATGCCTCAAACTCCAGCTTCAACATTTGTTAATGCCCCGACTTCAGTCCCAATACAAATTCCAACAGCAGTGCACACCACTGCCTCAGCCCCAGTTCAAACACCAGTCTCTGCAACAGGTCTCACTTTTGAATCACCAAAAGGCTCATCTACAAGCTCAGAGACATCTGTCCCAGGTTTAGGCTCTGCTCTCATTCCTGTCACGCTGCCAGCCACAGCTCCTGTTGCAGCTCCAGTTCTGCAGCCTGCTGGCATCCAGACAGTAGTCTCAGTGTCTGAGTGTGCCAGCCTGGCCACAGCTCAGCAAAACTTTGAGTCGACATCTGCATCCAGCACCCTTCAACAAGAGCACTGTGTAGAG GATGTGCTTCAGGACAAACCCATATTCTTACCTAATTATGCCTATGACAG TCTCAACTCTGATGTGGCATCTGGTAAGGAAACAAGTGACGGCTATGACAGCTTGGCTAGTGGAGCGAAGGGGGACGGAAAACCCAGGAAACACCACCGCAAGTCTGCTCGCACTCGCTCCCGTCAAGAAAGGACCAGCAAACCCAAACTGAGCATGCTCAAT GTTTGCAACACTGGTGATAAAATGGTCGAATGCCAACTGGAGACTCACAATCACAAAATGGTGACATTTAAATTTGATCTGGATGGAGATGCTCCAGAGGAAATTACCACGTACATG GTAGAGAATGGGTTTATCCTACTGTTAGAAAAGGAGATCTTCATTGACCAGCTAAAGGACATTGTGGATAAAGCTGAAGACATGCTGAATGAAGACATGGAGGGTGAAAGGGCCTCCGCCTTGAGTTGTAGTCCTGAACAAGGCCAGATTTGTGAGGGCCTGGTAGGAGAG AGTCAGCAGCCTGGAGCACCTCAGCCTGTCTATCAGCAGAATG TTCTTCATACAGGAAAGAGATGGTTCATAATCTGCCCCGTAGAGGAGACGCCCACATCCAGCCAGGAGACCCCATCTGATGGTACAGCTACACAGTCTCCGGGGAGTTCAGCCACTACCCAGCCTCCTGACAGTGGCACTGCAAGGCCTTCTGCATCCAGAG AACAGGGGTCGTCCTCCACAATGTCTGGTGGAAGTGGAGGCTTCACATATGATATGTATGGATTCTGTAGCCCTCCAATAATGTCCAACACAGACCCTCTCCTCTTAGCTACTCTGTCTCCCCCTGTGTCTGCTCCCCCGACCCTTCAGTCAGTGACATCACTGGAGCCTGTGGACAGCTCTGTGCAGCCCAGTGTTCATCATGCCCAGCCAGCCAGAGCTCAAACTTTGCCCCCGTCATCCCCACACACGTCTTTCCCAGTGGATGAGTCACAGGGATCCCCTTTGGGCTCCATCTCCCCGACCCATGCAGCTCAGCAGATTCCTGACATGACATTTCCTGTTTCTGTGGCTGACGAGGTGCCCTGCTGCCCTCTGGTCATGCCCCTGTCTCTGGATGTGAGCGGTTTACAGGGTGGGTCTCCTCTCACTCCTCTTCCACTCCAGGAGCAAGTTCCAGCCAAAGAGCCACTCTCTGTGTCCTATGCCTCCGCAGCACGCAGCGAGCGTCCACAGCAGCCTGTGGTGCTGCACCAACCTTTTTCCAGCGTGGGAGGGACCAAAGTATCCTCACTACCCCAGAGCCCAGCGCTATCCCAGCCCGCCACAGGGCCCGCTGAGTCAGACGGCGAAGGACGACTGGGCCGAGGGGGCTTTGTGGACAGCACCATAAAAACACTGGATGAGAAACTAAGGAACTTGCTCTACCAGGAATACGCTCCCATGTATCCATCAGGCAGTGCTGCAGAGACACCAGGCTATGGCACAGAGTACATCCAGTCTCCTCCTGGTCCAGACAGCGCCACAGGAGGGTCAGGAAACAGCACGCCAGGTCCGATGGGAGAGGGACGCTACAGGGCAGGAGAACAGCTG CCTCAAATTCCAGAGAGAATGGATAGTTTAAGCACACTGAGTGACTCAGCCGTGTGTG CTTCCCTGTCAAGAAAACACGTCCCTCACTCTGCTTCCTGCTCTGGAACAAGAGGCCGCTTTAAG ATAATCGCTGTTCCTCCTGAAGTGGCCAACAGACAAGATGTGAAGCAGAGGAGCTGGAGCAGTGCTGCCTCACCGGCACACCCTGGAGGATACAGCGAGGACCACGTCCAGGCTGAGACCATGACTGCCTCCACTACAATTGGTCGTTTCTCTGTGGTTAGCACTGAAGATGACATTACACAGAGGATACGTTGCAGCCGCTACTCTGCCCCGCCTGATTTCTACCTGGACACACCTCCGTCCATGGCCAAGCGGGGCTCCCTGCCTCGCGCCCTGACCTCCAACTCTGTTGCTGTGGATGTCACAGTTCATGCTCGGTTCCTCTCCTCAGACTCGGGGGCTGAGAGCAGCCCTGCAAAGCTGGCTCCTGCAACCCCGTCTCAACATACTCGCTCTGAGCGCAGAGGAAGTGACCTCATGAAGAGGGCTGTGGCCTTCCTCCGTCGTTCAGGGCGCAGCAGCAGTGTGCAGAGCTCTGACTCACCAAGTAGGCATGGAGGCGTGCATGGCTCGGCCTATGCCAGCAGCGATAATGACTCAGAGATGGAGGACTCGGACATGAAGAGGGAACTACAGAGACTCAGGGAGAA ACATCTGAGGGAGATCTCTGAGCTGCAGGCCCATCAGCGGGGGGAAGTGGAGCTACTGTATCGCCGGCTTGGCAAAGCCCCGCCTACGGGCCTGGGTCTCTCACATGTTGCACCACATGCTGGCCGTAGGAAGAGGTCCAGCAAGCACAGGCTGAAGCCTGGCAAACTTCTCAGCCCTCTGGTTCAACAATTTAGGAATGTCACAACCAAGACTAGTGACTCCAGCAGATCAA gtgctgctACAGGTACAAGTGAGCCCACAGTGAGTTTAAATGGGTCTCCAGCCAAAGGGTCTGTCCCTACTCATGGCAGGGCACGGTCATGCACCAGCCACCTTCCCAGCTCAACCTCAGAGCCCGTGCAGACTCAGCAGCCCTGTTCCCTCAAGGGCTCTTTGTCTTCTGATAATATTTACGCTGGACTACACAAAGACGGCATCGGCACACAAGTTCCACCAGGACAAG GCTGGTCTAATTACCCTCAAACATCTGAGAGAGTGACCTATAAATCGAGTAGCAAGCCACGAGCTAGATTTCTCAGTGGGCCTGTGTCTTTGTCTATCT GGTCAACACTGAAGCGACTGTGTCTCGGCAAAGATCGTGGCAACA GGTCTGGAGCCGGGCCAGGGGCTTACAATCAATCACAGCAGCCGCCTACAGGTGCCACACCTCCTTCTCATCAGCCAGTAATGGGACTGGCCCAAGCTCAAGCCAATAACAGCAACAACAAGACAAGTTCATACACTGGCTCATCCATGAGTGCCAATGAAAATAACCTGCCTGAAGACTTTCAGCGGCTGATGGAGGACTGGGCCCAGGAGGTTCTTATCGTCACCCACAGGCCGCGCACTAACTCTCTGAGCATCAGTGGGCAGCAGCTTTGGAATCAGGTTGTGCCTCGAACACGTGGACAGCTGACTAGTGCCTCAGAT GTATCATGGACAGCTCAAGGTCCAGAGGCCTGCAGTCTTCCCCTGTCTTGGCCTGATAGCCCTGGGTCAACAATGATGACCAACCCCTCCACAGGACCCCATCCCAGTTATCCTGCTCCATTCAGGGCCTTGTCCTCACCTCTCTCTGTTAGCCACTGGCCTGGGTTGCTATTCCCACTTCCTTCAGGAGTCTTTGCCTTTCCTGCTGTGCCCTCAACCCAGGACGCCCCCAGCCCTGGTCCAGTTCCATCATGTCAGCCGCCTGACCCCAAAGCCAGGACTCTCTAA